From Lasioglossum baleicum unplaced genomic scaffold, iyLasBale1 scaffold2754, whole genome shotgun sequence:
CTATTTCTGTCATTTCCAAATTACCATCTTCTGTCAatgttaaaatttgtttttctgaatTATCTTTAAGTTTTATAGCTAAATCTGTATCAGAATGTGATACCATAACTGTAGAATGTGTTGGTGCTTCATTAACTTCAACAGGTTGTAAAATACGTACATATATTGGTTGACCAGTTGCAGAAGTATTatctataatttaaaaatgttcttataaaaaatattttctaattaaaCATCAACCTTAAATTCTTACCAGAAGTtaaaatgttttgtattgataaattttctgaatttgATAATCTTATTATAGGGATATTTTCATTACGGTTTGAAATTTGTGATTCTGAATATGTTTCAATAGTCATGATTGGTACATTCTGCTGCatatttttttccaaaattggaATATCCAATATAGTTTCATCAATACTTTTCAAAGATGATTCtgaaaaacattttaaatataatttatcagTACACAGAAAATCACCTTTATCAcattagaaataaataatttgataaACCTGTTTGCTTATCTTGAACTTTAATCTGATTATTTATATGTTCTTTCATATTGCAGTTATGTGATTCTTGttgattttcataaaattgCACACCACATTTATCacaaaatattttctgtttACTGTGATCTCTAATATGGTGCACTATAAATGAATTATGCAATGTAGTATATTGACACTTATCACATTGCAACCAAACATTgctttttttatgttttggtTTTTCAGTAATATTTGAAGATAAAATAACATCTCTTCTACTTTGATAATTAGTAATAGTTTGACTGTTACATTTTGTAATTTGTGGTGGTTGAGAACGCTTTTGTTTCTCATTATTACCAAGAAGTTCTCCTTTTTCCAAAGAATACTTTTGCTCCAAGAATCTCAAAACATTATCACGTACATTGCACATTTCAACATCAAGTCTATCAAGAGTATTAATAAGATTGGCACAACTTCGACAAATTACATCATCTTCTGATATTACTACCATATATCTGTACAGTATGAAGGAAATAAGAACAATTACATTTTGACACAATATTACTAAAGTACATAGTCCCTTTTCCattaatattaaggtacataATCTATTCCCACAAATACTATAATGAGGTACTACCTTTCACCAACTAATTCTCCAAGTTTCTCTATTACTCTAGTTCTCGATATCTGTGTTCTACATGTCGCCAAAGCATAATGACGTCCTTGAATTTTTGCATCGCATACAAAACATTGTAAATCTTCTAAGATTTTTGAACCATTACAATCATTAGCATCAGAAACAGTTACATTTGTACAATTATTGGCAATGTCTTCAGAGCAAATGTCATGTCGTTGTCCTATCGACAACATTGAAGTTATATTTGCCATTGGATTAATGACAATAATTACTTTTTAATAGGAATCAAGGTTAGGATACAAAACAGGAAATGTAAGGTATATTAACTGCAAGAaaacaatacaaaataaaaaatctataatttcgtattataaatattacactGTACTTTTCTTTCCCATGTTTTATAATACAATGATAAGAATAATGTATCAATGTAATATAACTTTCCCACgggtttgttacattaaaaaatgatgCAGCTTGAATAGATATTATGCCATCTTGTGAAGATTTATGAAAATACACACAACTCATAAAcatctatatatacattaaatgTCAAGGAATATTTAAATACAAGTTATATCCATAAAGTACTCGAACAAAactaataaaacaaaaatatattcaatgaatactaattactaTAGGAGAATTTGTTTAATCCATTGAATTAAAAGACAAACACAGAAAACAAAACATTAAGatgtatataatatttattatagttATCTATAAGTGACAAGTTTATCAATTTTGTTATATGCTCATTTACATTAACAATTAgaaattaattatgtatttttattgttttctgCAGATTTCCATCAAATTTGCAATGCACAAATAACCGCTACTTTTACACAACTATACTTAACATGCTTATATGAATAATTTCCTTTACAGTTCTTGTTAACATTAATGTCACTAAATGTGCGTATATAGTGACTTTTTGAATTACAAAGGAATTGAACATTATGAAGTTTATATCATGTGTACATTTCAAGCATGTCCAGTATCGAGTAAATAAAAATCTAAACAGAGTTACATATTTATAACTTtgtatgaaattaaaattgtttaaatcacGCATTTTTACAACATTTGTACAACAAACTCATAGAGCacaaaatataatattgtaCATAGATCTTTGTTAACTTGATtgcaaataattgtttaatcttATAAAAATAACTCTTTTGATGAAATCCTGATGTATGTATGTTGTCTATGGTTTGTAaacttttacatatttttatagaaaaataataaaatcacaTTAGGATATGGTTGAAACGTACTAATAATTCTTGGACTTTACATatctattttttcaattttcactttcacctcttgcttttttatattttctttctcgTCTATTTCATTCTTTTCGCTGTCTCTTTCTTTGTCCTTGCCAGAATGTTGTTGTTTCTTATCTGAATTACGGAAACGATCATAACGAGAATCTTCATCATCGCTAGATTTAGCTCCTGCTTCTGTTTCTCTTAAGATATCGCCCAAGTCTTTATCGACATCATCCCACAACTTATCACCACTAACGCCTGGATAATCatcatcatcttcttcttccGCTTGTCCGTTTTTGTTATCTTTCATATTCTTCTCAGATTCAATAGTCCCTTTTTGctcaatttttactttaccCAATTCGGTAGTATTAGTGCCATCAGATGTAGTTACTGGCAATGTATTAATTGTAGATGGTGGTTCAGAATTAGTTGGAGATTTAACATTTTCTGTACTATTTACAGCATTTGGTGTAGAAGTATTATTGGTAGATGACGACGATTGCAGATGTATTCTTTCTGCTTGCCTTCGCAATGCTTTATCATCATTATCGCGCACATATCTATACAATATATTAAGTTTATATCAATGATCTTATAAGAAACAAAgacgaaattataaaattattgctTCAGACTTATACCGTTTAAGATGACTTCTGGTTGAACAATGAAGTGCTATTGCTCTTTCACTATTTTCACTACGTGGTAGATATATCTTACACAATTCACAGAACTGAACTTCAACACGTTTTATGTATTCTGCTCCAACTTTAATCATTTGTTTGCTTTTAGGCTTTTTTTCTGTGTCATTTGTGCTTTCAGTTTCtggtttttctttctttttctcgggAGACTCATCATCTTCTATTATAAATTATGCTTATGTAGTAACtattatagaaaataatatttactgCCAAAAAATATGATGTTTAATAATTGTACGTACCGTCAACATCACCTACAGAATCCAAAGTCATAAAATTATCAAGATTAACTTCCTTATCGTCTTCTTCGGGTCCACTTGAATCCGCTTCCGCTTCACCGTTCTTTTTAGCATTCATTCTTTCTTGCAATGCACTCTTGCTCTGGAAGATACACaggtataaaatatattaaaattacaaaCGATGTAATATCACGTAGAAATTGTACCTTAATATGATCCAAAGAACACATATGAGTTTCAAATAGCATTGGTGATCGGAATTGAATACGACAGGTGCGGCAAAGTGGTGTGAGGAATCGTTTCATTTGACGATGGGAATCTGATAGCTGATGTATCGCTTTAAGAGAACGATAATTAAGTTTACAGATCGGGCAGAACATGGTACGAGGAGGTAAAGTACCACGAGCAGCATCATGAGCCTCGACACGTCGTTGTTCCTGTCGTTGCAAGACACGCATACGGGTTAAAGTTGCTTTGTGCCGCGATGCGATTCGTCTCATTGCAGCACTATGACGGCCAGAATACAAATGTAACGAGTATTCCTTAAAAGTCACACTACGATGAGCGCAATGTGGACaagttaatttaataaatttcctTCCATCTCTTCTGCTAGGTAAATCTTCTGAACCAGTAGCTCTACCATGATCTGTTTTATCATTTTCATCTCTTTCTTCATCATCCCCATCGTCCTCATCAtcctaaaaatatatatttgataAATGATTGTAACACAAAGCTAACAATTGGAATAACGAAATTTACTTCAATTGGCCTCACCTCATGTTTTCGAtcatcttcgtcttcttctttcaCTTCATCTTCcttttcttcttcatcttcggTATTCTGTCTTTCCCGAtcttgtttttctttctttctcttttcatcttttttctttttctcttcttcttcctcttcttcttcatcaTCGCGTTCATGTGGCTGAATTAATGTCGGTAAATATTATAGTAAGTATTGCCATTAGTAGCACACAATATGCATATAGACAATAGGAGCAAATATTATCAGCCCTATGGAGTTACCTTATCATCATCATCCCAATTACTTTTGTTATCATCGTCTTCTTCATCGTCATCGGAAAATTCAGCGTTAATAGCTTTGGTCATCTCTCTATCCTTGTCCTTCATGCTGGTTCCTGATCCTGACTCCTTTTTACTTCCGGATAGCCTAGTAGTACCGCTACTAACGACACAGCAATTTTGTTTTGACTTACATTATTTCCCTTCGTCTTGTTCTGGTTCCTTTGTCTTTCATTATATCATCAaccaaaattttgttttcttaTAGTTGATATACAGCAAATATCGCGATAgtatttgtttttcttttatccCCCATAATGAATGCATTTCGTATTGCAATAAAGGTCTTAACTATTCAGCCTTTTTGCTCTGCATTGTGCTCTTATGTCTCCGCATTTTCgcgttttaaaatatatatttatatatgtatatatatatatatataagaaacAACGTTCTTATACTGGTTTTAATCACCGCTATGTGTAAGAACGATAAATAATGATCTCGTAAAGTACAAGTATTATAGTAGTTCTCATATCAAAagtaattacattgtattttgaTGATATACGCATTGTATTTATGCATATCAGAATcaattcccttttttttttttttttattttattttattttattttatttatttagaaccCTGCGAAAAGTTTGCCTCTCGGCAGTAGAATATTGGTTTCGTGCGATCATTTGTGTCATTTTTTGTGTTTTCTTTTACCATTTATATATCTATCATCGTCTTGACTCTCAGGTCATTATAGTCAGATATAGTCAGTTTGTTTACTGACAAATAAGCAAGCAGGCTACTAGGACGGTATTGCGGTTGGTAAgtgatttattaattaattacctcCTGCGCAATTTGGTTGTGGTCATGCGCACACGCTGGATGTAGTCTCGCGATCGCGATCCTAGCAGCTTGCGTCGATAGTCGAGCGAGTGTAGAGTACGCTTGCGAGCCATGATGACGTCCGATCGAGAGCTCATGCGATGGAATCCACCCCCTCTTCCGCTGCCGCGAGTAGAAATGCGACCTCTGTAGTTTGAGCTTTGATGCGATATTCGCCTCGGCTCGAGGTATATCTCTGAGTTGGAGGTGCCATTTCACTAATTCGAGGGGGTGGTGGAGGTGCATAGCTCCGTGATGCTGAATGACGGTCCTCTGAACGATGGTATGATGAAGCACGTTCGCTCTGTCTCTTGTCCTCATACACGGCCGAAGACGATGATCCCTTATTATCGTCATAAGGAGCTGATGCAGATGAACCACCATACGACGAAGAATACCTCTGAGAGCCGCTACCGCTACCTCCACCCTGCCAATCAAATTCAATTGTGCTCCTTCCCATTGTATCTTTCTCTTTTCCTGCCCTTCTCTCTTTTAATCTATATACATTCCTCCCCTTTGTTCCCTCCTATCAGATATTCTccatacatttttttttctaattcCATTCCAAGTTGATTCTTTTGCACTCCCTCATTTACCATTCATTATAGTGCCAATCGTTTAGTACAAAATCATCCAACCTTGTACTGTTACGGTCACTACACCCATTCCCGTTGGATCACCAAAATATAGATTTACCTTGCCTAAGCTTGAAAAGCacctaaattatattttatctttCATATTTCAAATATAAGTAACTTTGCATACcgctttttttattatattaaaaataatttttacttttcaaaaaatataataGCATTCTTGTCATTTCATTTCATATGTAAAAGCTCTGAATAGTAGCTTTGATCAGCATTCGTTTGCTTGAAGATATCAAATGAACTGTATGATTCTCGATTAATTGTTGATAGACCTTTCCAATTTTAGTAGCATAAAGATAGATGtgtttttatatattcttattTGTAAAGCATTCTTTCATATAATGCTCAATGCCTCATGCACACTTATATGGATCAAGAAATCAAATAAAACTAATAAAATTGTAGTTTAATGTTATATCCTTGTATACTTGCTTTAAGGATAAAATATGTGAAAAATATACTTTGTGTACTTTCACTGCTTTTGTAAAGCTTTCCAGCACATATTCTAGCTTCAACCTGTAGATATAAGGTACAGACATATACTTAAAAAAGGTTGATGTTTCTCAGTcattttcaattaaacataataTAGGATGCATGTCCTTTACATTGGAAGGTCTACGATTAGTTTGACgttattaacaatttatttctttatctcaATGGTAAGTTTTAATTGATgtaatttagaaaattgtatagaGCAgtgtttgttaaaaatttttgcGGTGCGGCAATGCAGGGATGCTTTCAACATTTCAATAACTGATCTGCATTGTGCAGGAAACTGGTTCAGTTGCATATACTGTTTTACATAGAGAACAATACTGACGTTATGTTGGCATtttaaaattcatatttttatacatatctATTCATCTgttcgttctgatatttttcAGGTTGTTCTCAATATTTAATGCAACTGTGTGCAGGCAATAATTAAGTACCATCTAGGTGTATTTCATCTTTTAATTATATGATGTTTTCGCAGTGTTCCACCAGTAGTGTCCCAACGCAAAAAGAATGGGTGTTCAAGTAGCCGTTGGGCTCGTCGCTTGAAAGGAAAGTATGACGACTTATGAATGCCTTGCCTActgtttcatttttttaatttttttcttatttttttttctttttttttattttcttttttttttaatacaaatatttaGACGAGTGtcctgaaaacatttttttacataGAACGAAATACTTTGGATTTcagactaaatttttattaaagaaaatcttCAGGACCATCGTTGTTCATgctatataatttaaaaatttgaaaactttTGTGAAGCAGGGCTTTCAAGATGAAAAAATGGTTCTTGACCACAGCACGGCAGGAGATTGAAACAAAATAGACTAACGCTTATTTAAGATatctttcaataaaaatatcaCTACACTTATACTTATAAAATACATACCTGGTATGAATCACTTCTCATCCTTTTACGAGTTGAATCACTCGATGATCGATGCTCATCTCTTCCCGAATAGGAATCCTAAATGAAATAAACttttttaaatctttgttaattcatatattaagtaattatttaaattataatttatatatttacatacttACCCTTGGTCTTTTGTAACTATTTGAATGTTCACCTCTTCCCCCTCTACTAGAATATCTTTCAGACCCTCC
This genomic window contains:
- the LOC143221581 gene encoding uncharacterized protein LOC143221581; translated protein: MANITSMLSIGQRHDICSEDIANNCTNVTVSDANDCNGSKILEDLQCFVCDAKIQGRHYALATCRTQISRTRVIEKLGELVGERYMVVISEDDVICRSCANLINTLDRLDVEMCNVRDNVLRFLEQKYSLEKGELLGNNEKQKRSQPPQITKCNSQTITNYQSRRDVILSSNITEKPKHKKSNVWLQCDKCQYTTLHNSFIVHHIRDHSKQKIFCDKCGVQFYENQQESHNCNMKEHINNQIKVQDKQTESSLKSIDETILDIPILEKNMQQNVPIMTIETYSESQISNRNENIPIIRLSNSENLSIQNILTSDNTSATGQPIYVRILQPVEVNEAPTHSTVMVSHSDTDLAIKLKDNSEKQILTLTEDGNLEMTEIACWNDIQSSESQTNIMFQ
- the LOC143221580 gene encoding LOW QUALITY PROTEIN: uncharacterized protein LOC143221580 (The sequence of the model RefSeq protein was modified relative to this genomic sequence to represent the inferred CDS: inserted 1 base in 1 codon; substituted 1 base at 1 genomic stop codon) is translated as MSYSYHKCSSSMSSRGRGFSSRGGSSYRGRGGGSGNEWNSGSTGGNMSSRGGYSSSRGGRFKYSTTSYDSRSKYNSGGSERYSSRGGRGEHSNSYKRPRDSYSGRDEHRSSSDSTRKRMRSDSYQGGGSGSGSQRYSSSYGGSSASAPYDDNKGSSSSAVYEDKRQSERASSYHRSEDRHSASRSYAPPPPPRISEMAPPTQRYTSSRGXISHQSSNYRGRISTRGSGRGGGFHRMSSRSDVIMARKRTLHSLDYRRKLLGSRSRDYIQRVRMTTTKLRRSSGTTRLSGSKKESGSGTSMKDKDREMTKAINAEFSDDDEEDDDNKSNWDDDDKPHERDDEEEEEEEEKKKKDEKRKKEKQDRERQNTEDEEEKEDEVKEEDEDDRKHEDDEDDGDDEERDENDKTDHGRATGSEDLPSRRDGRKFIKLTCPHCAHRSVTFKEYSLHLYSGRHSAAMRRIASRHKATLTRMRVLQRQEQRRVEAHDAARGTLPPRTMFCPICKLNYRSLKAIHQLSDSHRQMKRFLTPLCRTCRIQFRSPMLFETHMCSLDHIKSKSALQERMNAKKNGEAEADSSGPEEDDKEVNLDNFMTLDSVGDVDAXFIIEDDESPEKKKEKPETESTNDTEKKPKSKQMIKVGAEYIKRVEVQFCELCKIYLPRSENSERAIALHCSTRSHLKRYVRDNDDKALRRQAERIHLQSSSSTNNTSTPNAVNSTENVKSPTNSEPPSTINTLPVTTSDGTNTTELGKVKIEQKGTIESEKNMKDNKNGQAEEEDDDDYPGVSGDKLWDDVDKDLGDILRETEAGAKSSDDEDSRYDRFRNSDKKQQHSGKDKERDSEKNEIDEKENIKKQEVKVKIEKIDM